In Segnochrobactrum spirostomi, the DNA window TCCGTCATCGAGGCCATCAGGCCCGCGATGAAGGTCTGCGCCTCCTCGAGCTCGGCATTCTTGCGTTCGAGCGCGACCTGCTGGGCGACCAGCTCGGCATAGGTCTCGTCCATCTTCTGGATGACGGCGATCCAGGCCTCGTCGGCCCGCTCCGCCGCCTGCGACAAAGCCCCGGCCTGACGGAGATCGGCGTCCGCGTGGTTGCGCATGCTCCGCGCCCAATGCTCGATCCGAACAGCACACCTCGGCCTCGGAGTCCGCTGACCCTAGATCGCTCGCGCCGGCTCGGCAATGAGGGGCGGCTATCGCCTCATTCGACGCCGCTCCGGCGACAACGGGTGAAAAAGGCCGGCGAGCGTGTCAAACAGGACGTCTCGGATCTTTATGGGACCGTCCGCCGTGCCGGAAACCAGCCACGCAGGAAGCCCGACCTGGGTCGCAGCGGCGGTCTCGGACGACGCGTTCACCCTCGAACAGGCGAGCCTCGCCCGATTCTGGACCTTCGTCGGGTATCGCTCCGATATTCCGAACCATGGCGATTGGTTCACCACAACGCTCGGGTCCGCTTCGATTTTCATCCAGCGCGAGAAGGAGCGCATCGTCGCGTTCGAGAACCGCTGCGCCCACCGGTTCTATCCGCTCAGGACCTCGCCTCGGGGCAACGGACCGATCGTCTGCGGCTTTCATCATTGGCGCTACGATGCCGACGGACGCGCAATCGGAGTTCCAAAGAGCAACGACATGTTCGGCGCGAAGCCGGCCGACCTCTGCAAGAGCCTCAACGGGCTCGAGGTGGCGACCTGTGGCGACCTGATCTTCGCACGTCGGCCCGCACCCGAGCGCGGTGAGACCCTGGAGGACTTCCTCGGCGACGCCTATGCGCTTGTTGCCGCGCTCAGCATGCCGCGGGCGAAGCCGATCCGCATCGTCCAGGACGTCGCCGCGCACTGGAAATTTCTGCACCACATCAGCCTCGACGACTATCATCTCGTCGCCGTACATCCGAGCACGTTCGGCAAGAAAGGCTATCTGAAGCCCGAAACGGTGCGTTATGTTCGCTTCGGTCGTCACAGCGCCTTCTTCGACAGTGCGGACGATGTCTGCCTGCGCGACGTCTCGGCCGCGTGCGCTCAGGGGCGCTTCCAGCCGGCGACCTATCTGATCGTCAACATCTTCCCGAACTTCCTCATTTCGCTCTACCGAGCCCCCGACGTCTTCGGCTCGACCCATTGGTATGCGAGTGCCATCCGCTACCGGGCCGTCGCCAGGGACCGCACTCTGGTGGAAAGCCGGCTCTATCCGACCACTTTCGAAACCCCGCAGCGCGGCGTAAGCCGCACGCTTCGGCCCGTCATCGACCGCATCATGCCGTCGATCGTCGCCATCGTCGCCCGCCGGATCATGCGCGAGGACAACGCCATCTGCGCGGGACTCCAATCGACGGCCCATCAGATCGACGGCGATCAGATGCTAGGCCGCTTTGAACGGCGGATCGGCTGGTTCGAAGAAGCCTACGCCAGGGCTCTCGAGGGCGGGCCAGGAGCGAGTGACAACCATGACGAAGGTCGCTGAGGGTCGCCGCGGGTGAGGTGGACCGTGAGGTCGATAGTAGTCAGTCCTTGAGGGTTGCCCGGCATTACCGAGAATATTTTCGCGTCGCCGGCATGACAACACGAGTGGGTGCGGCTTCGTGCGCCCCCGGCGCTCGTTCCCAGGTGCGGGCGCTATAAAACCGTCGAGAGCAGCCGGGCGATCTGGCCAGAAAGGCGCATGATAGCCTCGGAAAGATCGCGGCGGCGGGTGGCGAAGCGGGCTGTCGGCGTCGGGATCGACACCGCGTAGATGCCGCCACGCGCGTCGCGGAAGGCTATGCCGATCGCGCTTATACCTTCGGTATGCTCACCGAGGTCGAACGCGAGGCCCGTTTGGCGAACTTTATGGATCTCCGCCAGAAAAGCGTCCAGGTCGCCGGTGCGCCCGTCGTGCGCCCACTCTTCGAGAGCGATTGTTGCCACATCCTCGTCGCTCATCAGCGCGAGACAGGCTTTGCCATTTGCCGTGGTGGTGAGCGGAAAGACCTCGCCGACGGAGGAAACAGCGCGCAGCCTCTGGGTGCCTGGGATCTGATCGATGAAGATCAGGCGTTTCCCGCGCAGAACGGCGAGGTCGAGTGTTTCGCCAGTCTCCGCCGCCAGATTCTGGAGGAAGGGCCGTAGCAGTTCGACGAGATCGATGCGGGCTGCTTCGGCCAAGGACTGCAGTTCGGGGCCTAAGCGAATACCCCCGTCCGGCCCCGCCGATATCAAGAGGCGCTCCTTCTGCAACGCCGAGACAATTCGCTGAACGGTCGAGCGCGGCAACTCCACGCGCTCCGAGATCTGGCTGAGGCTGAGCCCTTCTCTTTGGTCCCGCAGAGCGCGCAAAACGGCGGCAGCACGAGCGATGACTTGAATTCCTCCGGTGCGTTCTGCGCTGGAGTCGATGCCACCCATATTCGTGATCCCTCGGTGCGCCCGAAAATGCCCGTCGCGCACGTCTAACCCAAAGCGGTTAACGCTCCAACGAGGCCTTCCGCTTGTATCGCAATATGGGACATTAAAATCCGTCATGCAATACATGTTGACCGCATCGCGGGCCGGCTGTATTACATTGCGGTAGAGCGGCACGAAAAACCGGCCCGCCCCAAAAATCAATAATGCAAAATGGCGCTCCGCTTCACCGGAGCGGTAGGGAGAAACATATCGTGACAATCAAGGTGCGTGGCATCGAGTTTCAATCGAATCTCGATAACCCGATGGGTCTCAAATTCTATAATCTCTCGCATCGCTTCGGATACCAGTCGCCGAATTGGCCGTACTTTGAAGACGTCAAGATTGAACGTATCCATTATATGGCAAAGTCGGGTGTCCTCTCGCAGAGGATCACCACAAGTATGCACAATACGACCCACATCGACGCTCCGGCGCATGTGGTGCAGGGGACTCCCTTCATCGACGAGGTGCCCTTGCCGCACTTCTTCGGCTCGGGCCTGGTCGTCTCGATACCGAAGAAGAAATGGGAACCGATAACTTATGACGATCTCGAAGCCGCGGCAGGTCGAACGGTGCGTCCCGGCGACGTGGTGATCGTCAATACTGGCTATCATCACATCTACGATGACAGCGAAGACTATTTCCTGCGCGCGCCTGGCTTTGTCCCTTCGGCAGCCGATTGGTTCATCGAGAAGAAGGTCAAGGTCGTTGGTCACGATACGCAGGCCAACGACCATCCGCTGGCGACGGCGATCGGCCCGCATGGCATCGGTCCGATCATCAGGCACGTCGACCTGCAGAAGGAATATTTCGAATGGTCCGGCGGCCGCGATTGGAAGGATGATTTCCCGGAATGGGAGCCCGTCCACCGCAAGTTGTTCAAGGCCGGGATTCTCGGCATTGAAAATGTGGGCGGCGATCTCGATGCCGTCACCGGCAAGCGGGTGACGTTCGCCTTCTTCCCGTGGAACTGGGACCGTGGCGACGGCTGCATCATCCGCTTAGTGGCGATCGTCGACCCCTCGCAGAACTACCGGATCGAGAGGGGCGAGGCCTTCTGATGTTCGTCAAGCGCTTTGCCGAGGCAAAGCCCTATGACGCGCCCAATCATCGACAGACGGTTGGGCTTCGCCTTCAGGGCTTCGAACCTGGCGGACCGAAAAATCAGTGGGTCGGCCTTTCGCAATTCCTGCCCGGCGGGGGAGCCGGGCCGGATTCCACCCCCTTCGAGAAGGTCTACGTGGTTCTCGAAGGCACGATGACCGTCAGCACTGGCGGTTACGAGGCCGTCCTAGGCCGATACGACAGTTGCACTATCGCCCCAGGCGAGGTGAGGACCCTGGAGAACCGGTCGAACCATACTTGCACCCTGCTGGTCGTGATCCCCTATCCGCCGGGGCACGTCGTCGAGGGACAGCCATGAGCGCCATCTTCAGCAATCCGCTTTCGCTGTTCGACGTGCGCGGCAAAACGGCGATCGTGACCGGCGCGTCGGGTGCCTTCGGGGCGCTTGCCGCCGAGGTGCTGGCGGGAGCCGGCGCGAAGGTCGTCGCGGTTGCCGGGAGCGAGAGGGCTCTGGCGGACACCGTCGCCGCCTGCCGGCGGCTTTCCGACGATGTCGTCAGCCTACAGGCACGCCCCGACAGCGAGCAGGCGTGCACCGAAATCGTCGAGCATGCCGTGGCGGCTTTCGGTGGTGTCGACATCCTCGTCGTCGCCTCCGGTAAGAACGACGTCGCCAAGATCGTCGACATGGAGCCCTCGCGCTTTCTCGACGTGATGGACGCCAACGTCACACAGAGCTGGCTCATGGCTCGCGAGGTCGGTCGGCGCATGTTGAGCCAAGGGCGCGGCGGAAAAATCGTGCTGATGTCGTCGGCGCGGGGCAAGCTCGGGCATCCGGCCGGCTATTCGGCGTATTGCGCCTCCAAGGCGGCCATCGACGGCATCACGCGGGCGCTCGGTTGCGAATGGGGCGGCAGTGGGATCACCGTTAACGCCATAGCGCCCACAGTCTTTCGCTCGCCGCTAACCGCCTGGATGTTCGAAGACACCGACCGTGCCGCGGAGGTCCGCAAGGGTTTCCTGGCCCGCGTTCCCAAGGGGCGCCTGGGCGAACCCGAAGATCTCGCCGGGCCGCTCTTGTTCCTCTGCTCACGCGCGTCGGATTTCTACACTGGGCACATTCTCCACGCTGATGGCGGCTACACCGCCGGATAGTCCCGAAGGGGTCTCCGATGATCGAGCGTATCGGCATTATCGGCGGCGGACTGATGGGGCAGGGCATCGCGGCGGCCTTCGCCCTCGGCGGCAAGGATGTCGTGGTCCACGAGCCGGAGGCAGCTCAGCGCGGCAGCCTTCTGAGGAGGACAGCGGAGACCCTTAAACCTCTCGTCGAGGAGGATGTGGTTACCGCTGACGAGGCCGCCGCCGCCCTTGGACGCATCCGGATCTCGGAAGGCTTGGCAGAAGCTGCCGCGGATCGCCAGTTCATTGTCGAAGCCATTCCCGAAAGGTTGGAGCTTAAGCAGGCTCTGTTTGCGGAACTCGACGCGCTGGCGCCCGCGGAAGCCGTCCTGGCATCGAATACCTCCAGCCTGCCGCTGGAACATCTGATGGACAAGGTGAGCCAAGCTCGCCGCGCCCGCATGATGCTGAGCCATTGGTACAATCCCGCCCTGATCATGCCGATCGTCGAACTGTCGTTCTTCGGGAACATGCCGGGCGAGACCTACGATGCCGTCGCAGAGCTCCATACCGCCATCGGCAAGGAGACGGTGAAGGTGCTCAAGGACGTGCCAGGATTGGTCGCCAACCGTATCCAGCAAGGTGTCGCCCGTGAGGTCTTCTCCCTCATCGAGCAAGGGATTGCTGCCCCGGAGGACGTCGACCGCGCGCTGAAGTTCGGCCCGGCCTTCCGCTATGCGACGACGGGACAGCTCGAGGTCGCGGATTTCGGAGGGCTCGATATCTGGCTCACCGTGGGGGACAACCTGCTGCCGGTCATGGATGCCTCGCGCCGTGCCAACGATCTTCTCCGCCGCAAAGTCGCCGACGGCAAGCTCGGCGTAAAAACCGGGGAAGGCTTCTACTCATACGACCCAGCGACTGTAGAGCGCAGGCACCGCGCCTTTCAGAAACGATTAATCCGGCAGCTCCGGGCCTCGAAAGCCTATCGCTGACCCAAGAGGCGGATCCGCTCATGGCTAAAACGATCATCACCGTGGCGACGACCGGGGCGTTTCCAACGAAGGAGCACAATCCGGCGGTGCCGCTGACGCCGCGCGAAATCGCAGAGGATGTCTACGAATGTTGGCAGGCCGGCGCCGCGATCGCGCATCTTCACATGCGCGACGAGGCCGGTAAGGGCTCCATGTGCAAGGATCGCTTCGCCGAAACCGTGCACCGTATCCGCGAGAAGGGCTGCGACGTCGTCCTCAACTTGACCACGTCGGGCGACTTGAGCGCCAGCGACGAGGCGCGCATGGCGCATTTGCGGGTTCTGCTTCCGGAACTGGCATCCTACGATGCCGGTACGATGAACTGGATGCATTCGACGCTGTTCGTCAATCATCCAGCCTTTCTCGAGCAACTCGGCCTGTTGATGCAGGAGATCTCAGTCCGGCCCGAAATAGAGATCTTCGATCCTGGAATGCTCTACACGGCGCTGCACTACATGCAGAAGGGGATCCTGAAATCTCCCGGATATTTTCAGTTTGTGCTGGGCGCCGCTGGTGGTATCGCCGCAACGGTTGAAAATCTGGTCTTCTTGAAGAGCCTGCTGCCGCAAGGATCAATTTGGTCGGCGTTCGGGATCGGTGCAGGGCATATGCCGATCCTGTTGGCGACGCTCGCGCTCGGCGGAAACATCCGCGTCGGCCTCGAGGATAACGTCTACTACGCCAGAGGCCGGCTTGCCCGAAACAACGCTGAATTCGTCGCACGAGCGGTGCGGTTGGTGAACGAAGCCAACAACGAGCCGGCAACCGCCGCGGAGGCGCGGCAGATCCTTGGACTGCGCACTTATGAACACTAAAACATGACGAGGGCGCCATGGAATTTAGCGAAGCAAACGATCTTCTGAATCCCGGATATCTACCGTTCGAATCCGGTGTGAAGGAGCTCTCCGGCGGCAAGTTGCTCGTAGCAGCTCTAACCCGTATGCCCCGCTGTCGTGCAAAGATGGTGCACTGGTGGTTCGGTTGGCTCGGCGGTACCGACCAATACAAGCTCTGGCATCCGCGGGATCACGTCTATTCCGGATGGGAAAATCGCGAAGACGGCCAATATATCGGTGCCAGTCACATCGTGCAGGAATATCTCGCGGGCGACGACGGTCCGCTGTTCGATCTGCGGATCGATTTTCATCATCCGGCCGATACCTTCGACGCGGAGCGATACGATGCCTCCGGGGCGGTCGCCGTCTGCGCCCGCATCGGTGAACAGGACAAGCCGGTCCACCTCGGCCGCATGGTTCACTTCGTCCGCGATACCGATTTCGGCTGTGAGATGCGCTCGCGCTTCTGGCTCGGCCTTATAGCCGATCGCCAAAGCGGCGAGCTCTTGCCCGAAGACGTCGAGGTCGGGCTCCGACGGGCCCATCTGAACACGGAGTTCGCCCGTCGCCTACACCAGCACGCCACCGAGGAGATGGGTTATCTCGCCGATCTCCTGCCCATTCTCTATCGCCAAGTGACGGGAGACGCGACCTTCTGATCCCGCAAGCCTCGCCGGCTCGCGTGTCAGCCGGCTGCCAAAAAGCTGACGAGCGGCCGCATGGTCGCCGGACTTCAAAAATAACGAACCGAGGGGAACGCTCATGAAGACCCAAAGCATCTTCAGATTTGGATCAACGGCAATCTTGGCAGGGGCCCTGCTTGTGGCATCCCTGTACGGGCCGGCTATGGCCGACGACCAGATTGTCATCGGCGCGTCCTTGCCACTCTCTGGCCCGCTGGCCGGATTCGGCAAATTCCAGCAATGGGGCTACCAAACCGCGGTCGACGAGGTAAACAAGGCCGGCGGCATCGCGATCGATGGCAAGAAGAGGATGGTGAAGCTTGTCGTGCGCGACGACAAGAGCGACCCTAATACGGCGGCGTCCAACACCGAGAGCCTCATTTCCCGCGATCATTCCGTGGCCGTTCTAGGCTCCTGCACGCCGGCTCTCGTGAACGCGGGGGCTCTGGTCGCCGAGCGCGCCAAGGTGCCGATGGTGACAGGATGCGATCCGCTCGGCGCCTTCACCAGCGTCAAGAAATGGAAATATGTCTGGGATCTCTTCTTCGCAGAGCCCGACACGGCCCAAGCGACGATTCAAACCATCCTCAGCTACAACCTGAATACAAACAAGAAGATCGCGATTTTGCACGACAACGGGCCTGATGGACAGGTCGTCGGTGGCGTGATCTGGCCGAAGGCCGCGGCGGACGCGGGCTTCGAAATCGTGCAGCAGGCCTCATTCCCCGTGGACAACACGCAGTTCACCTCCATCGTCGCCGAGGCCAAGGCGAAGGGAGCGGATATCGTCGTCGTCGACGCCATCACGCCGCAGGCGGTGTCGATCCGCAAGCAAATGGGTTCGGCCGGCTACAAGCCCAAGGTTCTGGTCATCGAGAAGGGGGCGGAGCCCCTCCAGTTCGCGCAAGCGCTCGGAGCGCTCTCCGACGGTGTCCTGGTCGGCGGCTATTGGGACCCGTCCTTTCCCTATCCGGGCGCGAAGGATCTGGCCGCCCGCTTCGAAGCCGAAACCAAGCTGACCTCCAGTCAGCACATCGCCGACAGCTACACCGCAGCGCAGGTTCTGCTGGACGCCATCGCGGCGGCGAGCTCGCTCGATCGCCCGAAGATCAACGAGGCCATCGCCAAGACCGACAAGATCTACGTGGTCGGACCGGTGAAGTTCGATGCGGCTCACACGGCGAAGCTGCCCTTGGTCGAGTTGCAGTGGCAGTCGGGCAAGACCGTCGTGGTGTGGCCCAAGGACCACGCGACAGGAACAATTCTCTTTCCGCTCCCTTGATCGCATCTGACGCGCTGTCAGGCTGCATTTTGGGCGATGACGCCAAGCCGCCCGCCGGAATTCGACCGCCGATCGCAGAACGGATGGTGCGCCGGCTTGCGCGCTCGCCATCCGCCGCCGGCGGCGCCGGAGGCGGCTTCGGCCTCACAATTGGGACCACCGAAGGGGAGTGGCCTTGTCTGATCCATTCATCGTCATCAGCACCTTGCTCTCCGGTGTCCTGCTCGGCGGCATGCTGGCGCTGACCGCACTCGGCCTTTCCATCGTGCTCGGCGTGATGCGTCTCGTGAACCTGGCGCACGGCGAACTGCTCGTGGTCGGGGCGTATGCGGGCCTGTTTCTCTTGATGTGGACGGGCATCGACCCGCTGCTGCTGTTGCCGCTGATTGGCCTTGGGGTCGGGGCGGGCGGTTACGTGGTGTACATCGCGCTTCTGCGACCGATCGCGCAGCGCGGGCCCGAAGCGCCGATGATGACCACCTTCGGCCTTTCGATCATCGCTCAAAATCTATTCGTCGCCTTCTTGTCTGCCGACACGAGGTCGATTGACCGCCCCTATGCCAGCGTGCCGCTGGAACTTGGCGCGATCAGCGTTCCGCAGGTCTACATCATTGGCTTTGCCATCGCAGTCGTCGTGATCTTGGCAGTGCACTTCATGATCGCCCATACGAGTTTCGGACGGGACCTGCGGGCAAGCACCGACGATCCGCGGGCTGCTGCAATCATCGGCGTCAACGTGGCCCGGGTGCACGCCCTCACTTTCGCTCTCGGTGCGGCGGCGGCTGGCATCGGCGGCACATTGATGGGGATCGCCTTCTCCTTCACCCCCACGACCGGCGCAACCTATCTGCTGACGGATTTCGCCATCATCGTCCTGGGCGGCCTCGGCAGCGTGGCCGGGACTCTCGTCGGAGGCATCGCCATCGGGCTGATCCAGAGCCTGGGCGGCCTGGTCTTCGGCGACGGATATCGCGACCTCGCAGGCTTTCTGATGTTCTTGGTCGTCCTTGCCCTGCGTCCGAGGGGCTTTCTCAGGGAGCGGGGATGATGTCGCGTTCTGGCCACCACCTCACCCGCGGCCAATCAACATTTTGGAGTCTCACGGTGCTGCTCGCGCTGGAGGCCGTCCTCTTCGTGGTGCAAGGCTCTTTAGGTGACTATTGGGTCGAACTCGGTTTCCATCTGCTGATCGCCGCCGTTCTTGCAGAAAGCTGGAACCTGCTCGCCGGCTATACGGGCCTCGTATCGCTGGGCTCTGCGGCGTTCTTCGGTCTGGGGTCGTACATCGCCTATGGCGTGCTCAATCGCACGGGGCTCGGCATCGGCGCGTCGGTGGTGATCGCCGCAATCGGCGGTGCGACGCTTGCCGTTCTGGTTTCGGGCGCCATCTTCCGCCTTCGGGGTCTCTATTTCACCGTCGGGACGCTGGCAATCGGTGAGTCGCTGCGGCTCTTCATGATCAATGCGCCGTGGTTCAATGGCGCCACCGGCCTCGTTCTCGATCAGGATCCGCCGGACTCCCATGCCCTCTTCACTTATGCGCTTCTGCTCTATGTCATCGTCACCCTGATCATGGCGGTGGGCACCGGCAGCCGATTTGCCATTTTGCTGAAGGCGGTCCGCGATGACGAGGACGCGGCCGGGCAGATGGGAGTCGTGCCCTTCAGGGTCAAGCTCACCGTCTTCGCCGTGGCCAGCGCGCTCATCGCCAGCGCTGGCGCGTTGCAGGGCATTCGCCTCGGCGCCATCGAACCCTATGGCAGCTTCGGCATGTCCTGGAGCGTCGATGCGCTGACCATGGTGATCATCGGCGGCACGGGAAGGCGCTTTGGGGCCCTCGTCGGGGCGGTCTTCGCGGTCACCCTGTCGGAGCTGCTGGCCGATTATCCCGAGCTCCACGTGGCGGCCACCGGCGTCATCATGATCCTGCTCATCCGTTTCGCACCGGGCGGAATCTGCGGCGTGGTTCTCGGCCTGATGGAGCGCCTGTCCAGCTCCCGACGTGCCCACCCCACCGAAGGGGGATTGTCTCGTGGGTGATTTTCTTCGAATCGAAGGGCTGAGCAAGCGCTTCGGCGGCGTCGTCGCCACCGACAACCTCGACCTCTCCATCCCGACGGGACAGATCACAGGCATTATCGGCCCCAACGGGGCCGGCAAGAGCACCCTGATCGGGCTGTTGGGAGGAGTCCTGAAGCCGTCGACCGGCCGCATCCTGATGGCTGGACAAGACATCACCGATCTGCCGGCCCCGGCACGAGCGAAGCTCGGGGTAGGGCGGACCTATCAGATTCCGCGCCCGTTCCTGGACATGACGGTCACCGAGAATCTCGAGGTCGCGCAATTTGCCATCAATCCCTTCCAGTCGGGCCGCAACGCCTCGGAAGAACGGCGCGACATCCTAAATAAGACTGGCCTCGCCGCTGTGGCGCACGTCACCGCTCGCAACCTGCCGCTCCTGCGCCGAAAGCGGCTGGAGGTAGCCCGTGCCCTCGCCCTCCAGCCGAAATTGTTGCTGCTGGATGAGGTCGGGGCAGGGCTGGTCGATCAGGAAATATCCGAACTGATCGATCTCATCCGCTCCCTCGCCGATGGTGAGCGCACGATCATCATCATTGAACACGTCATCCGCGTCGTCCGGGAATGTTGTTCGCATTGCGTCGTGATCAATTTCGGCAGGAAGTTCGCCGAGGGGCCGACGGAGCAGGTGCTCGCCTCGGACGACGTCGCCTCCGTTTATCTCGGCACAGGACACGGCGGGGGCGAGAGGGTTGCGCCGTCCGGAGCTCCCGCTCCGGAGAAGTCCGAGCCTCCGCTCCTTGAACTCAAGGGCGTCCATGCCGGCTACGGTCAGGCCAAGGTGCTCCACGATCTCAATCTCACCGTGCGCAAGGGTGAGGTCGTGGCCA includes these proteins:
- a CDS encoding aromatic ring-hydroxylating oxygenase subunit alpha — its product is MGPSAVPETSHAGSPTWVAAAVSDDAFTLEQASLARFWTFVGYRSDIPNHGDWFTTTLGSASIFIQREKERIVAFENRCAHRFYPLRTSPRGNGPIVCGFHHWRYDADGRAIGVPKSNDMFGAKPADLCKSLNGLEVATCGDLIFARRPAPERGETLEDFLGDAYALVAALSMPRAKPIRIVQDVAAHWKFLHHISLDDYHLVAVHPSTFGKKGYLKPETVRYVRFGRHSAFFDSADDVCLRDVSAACAQGRFQPATYLIVNIFPNFLISLYRAPDVFGSTHWYASAIRYRAVARDRTLVESRLYPTTFETPQRGVSRTLRPVIDRIMPSIVAIVARRIMREDNAICAGLQSTAHQIDGDQMLGRFERRIGWFEEAYARALEGGPGASDNHDEGR
- a CDS encoding IclR family transcriptional regulator; the encoded protein is MGGIDSSAERTGGIQVIARAAAVLRALRDQREGLSLSQISERVELPRSTVQRIVSALQKERLLISAGPDGGIRLGPELQSLAEAARIDLVELLRPFLQNLAAETGETLDLAVLRGKRLIFIDQIPGTQRLRAVSSVGEVFPLTTTANGKACLALMSDEDVATIALEEWAHDGRTGDLDAFLAEIHKVRQTGLAFDLGEHTEGISAIGIAFRDARGGIYAVSIPTPTARFATRRRDLSEAIMRLSGQIARLLSTVL
- a CDS encoding cyclase family protein, producing the protein MTIKVRGIEFQSNLDNPMGLKFYNLSHRFGYQSPNWPYFEDVKIERIHYMAKSGVLSQRITTSMHNTTHIDAPAHVVQGTPFIDEVPLPHFFGSGLVVSIPKKKWEPITYDDLEAAAGRTVRPGDVVIVNTGYHHIYDDSEDYFLRAPGFVPSAADWFIEKKVKVVGHDTQANDHPLATAIGPHGIGPIIRHVDLQKEYFEWSGGRDWKDDFPEWEPVHRKLFKAGILGIENVGGDLDAVTGKRVTFAFFPWNWDRGDGCIIRLVAIVDPSQNYRIERGEAF
- a CDS encoding cupin domain-containing protein, producing MFVKRFAEAKPYDAPNHRQTVGLRLQGFEPGGPKNQWVGLSQFLPGGGAGPDSTPFEKVYVVLEGTMTVSTGGYEAVLGRYDSCTIAPGEVRTLENRSNHTCTLLVVIPYPPGHVVEGQP
- a CDS encoding SDR family NAD(P)-dependent oxidoreductase, with product MSAIFSNPLSLFDVRGKTAIVTGASGAFGALAAEVLAGAGAKVVAVAGSERALADTVAACRRLSDDVVSLQARPDSEQACTEIVEHAVAAFGGVDILVVASGKNDVAKIVDMEPSRFLDVMDANVTQSWLMAREVGRRMLSQGRGGKIVLMSSARGKLGHPAGYSAYCASKAAIDGITRALGCEWGGSGITVNAIAPTVFRSPLTAWMFEDTDRAAEVRKGFLARVPKGRLGEPEDLAGPLLFLCSRASDFYTGHILHADGGYTAG
- a CDS encoding 3-hydroxyacyl-CoA dehydrogenase family protein, whose translation is MIERIGIIGGGLMGQGIAAAFALGGKDVVVHEPEAAQRGSLLRRTAETLKPLVEEDVVTADEAAAALGRIRISEGLAEAAADRQFIVEAIPERLELKQALFAELDALAPAEAVLASNTSSLPLEHLMDKVSQARRARMMLSHWYNPALIMPIVELSFFGNMPGETYDAVAELHTAIGKETVKVLKDVPGLVANRIQQGVAREVFSLIEQGIAAPEDVDRALKFGPAFRYATTGQLEVADFGGLDIWLTVGDNLLPVMDASRRANDLLRRKVADGKLGVKTGEGFYSYDPATVERRHRAFQKRLIRQLRASKAYR
- a CDS encoding 3-keto-5-aminohexanoate cleavage protein, whose amino-acid sequence is MAKTIITVATTGAFPTKEHNPAVPLTPREIAEDVYECWQAGAAIAHLHMRDEAGKGSMCKDRFAETVHRIREKGCDVVLNLTTSGDLSASDEARMAHLRVLLPELASYDAGTMNWMHSTLFVNHPAFLEQLGLLMQEISVRPEIEIFDPGMLYTALHYMQKGILKSPGYFQFVLGAAGGIAATVENLVFLKSLLPQGSIWSAFGIGAGHMPILLATLALGGNIRVGLEDNVYYARGRLARNNAEFVARAVRLVNEANNEPATAAEARQILGLRTYEH
- a CDS encoding DAPG hydrolase family protein, with translation MEFSEANDLLNPGYLPFESGVKELSGGKLLVAALTRMPRCRAKMVHWWFGWLGGTDQYKLWHPRDHVYSGWENREDGQYIGASHIVQEYLAGDDGPLFDLRIDFHHPADTFDAERYDASGAVAVCARIGEQDKPVHLGRMVHFVRDTDFGCEMRSRFWLGLIADRQSGELLPEDVEVGLRRAHLNTEFARRLHQHATEEMGYLADLLPILYRQVTGDATF
- a CDS encoding amino acid ABC transporter substrate-binding protein, whose product is MADDQIVIGASLPLSGPLAGFGKFQQWGYQTAVDEVNKAGGIAIDGKKRMVKLVVRDDKSDPNTAASNTESLISRDHSVAVLGSCTPALVNAGALVAERAKVPMVTGCDPLGAFTSVKKWKYVWDLFFAEPDTAQATIQTILSYNLNTNKKIAILHDNGPDGQVVGGVIWPKAAADAGFEIVQQASFPVDNTQFTSIVAEAKAKGADIVVVDAITPQAVSIRKQMGSAGYKPKVLVIEKGAEPLQFAQALGALSDGVLVGGYWDPSFPYPGAKDLAARFEAETKLTSSQHIADSYTAAQVLLDAIAAASSLDRPKINEAIAKTDKIYVVGPVKFDAAHTAKLPLVELQWQSGKTVVVWPKDHATGTILFPLP
- a CDS encoding branched-chain amino acid ABC transporter permease, encoding MSDPFIVISTLLSGVLLGGMLALTALGLSIVLGVMRLVNLAHGELLVVGAYAGLFLLMWTGIDPLLLLPLIGLGVGAGGYVVYIALLRPIAQRGPEAPMMTTFGLSIIAQNLFVAFLSADTRSIDRPYASVPLELGAISVPQVYIIGFAIAVVVILAVHFMIAHTSFGRDLRASTDDPRAAAIIGVNVARVHALTFALGAAAAGIGGTLMGIAFSFTPTTGATYLLTDFAIIVLGGLGSVAGTLVGGIAIGLIQSLGGLVFGDGYRDLAGFLMFLVVLALRPRGFLRERG
- a CDS encoding branched-chain amino acid ABC transporter permease gives rise to the protein MLLALEAVLFVVQGSLGDYWVELGFHLLIAAVLAESWNLLAGYTGLVSLGSAAFFGLGSYIAYGVLNRTGLGIGASVVIAAIGGATLAVLVSGAIFRLRGLYFTVGTLAIGESLRLFMINAPWFNGATGLVLDQDPPDSHALFTYALLLYVIVTLIMAVGTGSRFAILLKAVRDDEDAAGQMGVVPFRVKLTVFAVASALIASAGALQGIRLGAIEPYGSFGMSWSVDALTMVIIGGTGRRFGALVGAVFAVTLSELLADYPELHVAATGVIMILLIRFAPGGICGVVLGLMERLSSSRRAHPTEGGLSRG
- a CDS encoding ATP-binding cassette domain-containing protein, giving the protein MGDFLRIEGLSKRFGGVVATDNLDLSIPTGQITGIIGPNGAGKSTLIGLLGGVLKPSTGRILMAGQDITDLPAPARAKLGVGRTYQIPRPFLDMTVTENLEVAQFAINPFQSGRNASEERRDILNKTGLAAVAHVTARNLPLLRRKRLEVARALALQPKLLLLDEVGAGLVDQEISELIDLIRSLADGERTIIIIEHVIRVVRECCSHCVVINFGRKFAEGPTEQVLASDDVASVYLGTGHGGGERVAPSGAPAPEKSEPPLLELKGVHAGYGQAKVLHDLNLTVRKGEVVAILGANGAGKTTLAHVVSGGVKPTAGHVIVGGRNMVGRPPHEITAAGIAHCMEGRRIFPSLSVEENLILAARGVPAREQQQRLERVYALFGVLKDRRQSSGTSMSGGQQQMLAIGRALMSAPALVIFDEISLGLAPIMMDHVYEALARLKADGLTMLIVEQDVDRALALAHTAHVLDKGRITLSGTAESVRTDARLKHLYFGTT